A stretch of DNA from Yoonia sp. G8-12:
TCGGCCAATTGCTGATAAAGGTCACGGGCCTCTGGTGACACTTTGGATGGGTTCACGATTTGCAGGATCGCATAGAGATCGCCTTTCTGTGCAGCAGGCATCCCGCGGCCTTTCAATCGTAGCTTCTGACCCTGACGGGCATCGGGCGGTATCGTCAGATCAACCGTTCCTGTCGGGGTTGGCATGGGCACTTTGCCACCCAGCGCTGCTTCCCATGGGGTGACCGGCAAGGTCACGTAAAGATCGCGACCTTCAATGGTATAGATGGGATGGGGCCGAAAGCTGACCTCGATCAGCAGGTCGGCGCCATCCGCGCCCTTGCCTTTCAGGCGCAGGTTTTGGCCGGGCAACACGCCTTTGGGGATCGTCAGATCAATCCGGCGCGTTTGCATGGTCACATGGCCAGTTCTATCAATCTGTGGCGACTGGAGGGTCAGGGCCTTTTTTGCTCCGGTGATGGCATCTTCGAGTGAAATTTCGATCGCTGCGTGTTGGTCGCGCGGCATCGCGCCCCGGCCAAAGCGGTCGCCAAAGAAGTCGCGGAACATCTCGGGGTTTATGTCGCGTTCGTCAAATTCATATCCGGCTTGCCAGCGGTCATCCTGTCGGGTGTCCTGTTCTGGGCGCGGTTGATCCCACGACGCGCCAAACCGGTCATAAGCTGCCCGCTTTTGCGGATCGCTCAGAACATCATTGGCAGCGGCGGCTGCTTTGAATTTTGCGTCTGCCTCTGGCCCGGGGTTGACGTCAGGATGATATTTGCGCGCCATCTTGCGATAGGCGCGTTTGATCTCATCCGCTGAAGCATCGGGGGCGACGCCAAGCGCCTTGTAAAGTTCTGTATCTGCCATTTCACTGTCTCATATATATTGCTGCACTTATGCACAGAAATGGGCCGTTCCGGATTGACTAATCTCAATCCTGCTTTGGTCGCCTGGCATAGGATGAAGTAGCTTTAACAAGAGGTCCGTTATGAAAAACGCCACATTCTTTGTCCTGCAGGGCCCTGAAGGGACGCCTGCCGATCTTGCGCCAATCGTTGATGCCGCCAAAACGAATAACGGACGCCTCAGTGTGCTACATGTTGGTGCGGTGCCCGTTATGACCTATGCGGTTGCCGCGACCCCTTATGCGGCCCCTATCATTCCCGAAGGATGGCTAGATCAGCGCAATGAAATGTCCGAACTTCTGAAGCGCAAGCAAGAAGAGATGCGCGACTATCTGACCCGAGAGAGCCTGACAGGCGAGGTTGCGACACTTTGCTCTGAACCCACGGCATTGCACGATTCTGTTGGGGTCAGGTCGCTCTTTGCCGATTTCAGCATCGCACAGAATTCGTTGCGAGCCGATGAAACGGCCTTCAATGACATGGTCTATGGCCTGCTGTTCAAAGGACCTGGCCCGCTGATGTTGAATGTCGAAAAAGGCAGCAACGCGCTGGTCCCTGAAAATGTGCTGATCGCATGGGACAACAGTCTGCCAGCCGCGCAGGCGGTCCGTGCGGCCCTGCCACTTTTGAAAATCGCCAAAGAGGTGACGATTGCAACCTTTGATGCAGACCTCTCACGTTGGGGTGATGGGGAAAGTCCCGGTGCCGATCTGGCCACTTGGCTTAGTCACCACGGGTGCACTGTCACCGTGCAGGAATATGTCACGGGGAGCAAAAGCGTTGCAGAAGCAATCCTGTTCCGTGCGCGGGAAACGACGGCTGATCTGATTGTGATGGGCGCATACGGGCGCAGCCGTTGGAACGAACGGCTTTTTGGCGGCACCACGGAATCGATGATTGAACAGCAAGAGCGTGCTGTTCTGATGTCCCACTAGGGATTGAATGCCGAGTAGGGGGCATTGCGCGTTATCGCGTAGTGCCCCTTGTCCGAGGCTGCTGCGCTCGACGATCTGTGCACCGGTCACCAGTTGATCGTTGGGGTGAGCCACGACGGTCGTCCCGGGTTCGCGCCCGTCGAGCGTTTGTGCGAATTGTGTGTTTTGTCGCCCGATGGCGATAATCTGTTCTGTGACAACGCCGTCAGAGGCGCGGAACACTGCAAAACCATCACCCAATCCCGCCCTCTCCGCGGCGGGCGTCGTGATGTCGAAAATCACATCAAGGCGTTGTTCATCTATCGCCAGTGCCGAAGTCTTGGTTTCGGCTGCCGGTAAGATACGGGTCAGGGTTGCCGCAAGGGACGTATCACCCCCCCAGCGTTCGACAGTGGCATTTGCGTCGGTTTGCAGGCGCCAGCGCCTCTTCCGCAGACATTGGGTCAGGCGAGACATCGGTGACAAGCTGTACGTTTTCGCGCGCGGTCAGGCATGTTTGTCAGTTCCGTTTCACGAAACCATACACGGCCTGTTTTCGCGTGATCCAAACCGCCAAGGATGTTGAGCAAGGTTGATTTGCCGCTGCCGGAGGGCCCCAAAAGGACGGCCATTTCACCGGTGTAAAGTTCAAGATCGACGCCCGCGAGGGCAAATACTTTCACGTCGCCGGTCTGATAGACCTTCGTGACACCTTCGGTCCGAAAGGCGATTTTTGGTGCTGACTGGCCCATATAGTTTGATCCTGACTTGGGGGATGCTGCCAAGAGTTGCCGCAACAAACATTGATCAAAATCAATCAACGCCATGCTTGCTGGCGTAGTATGGGCGCAGAAAGCGGCGGGCAGTTCCGGCGCGCCGCACAAGCAAAGGAGCTTCGTATGTTTTCTAATGTAGGTATGTTCGACCGACTGCTTCGTCTTGTCATTGGTGCGGCACTGATTGCAGCACCACTGATCAATTTCATGGGCTTGGGCGCAAGCGCGGCCGTGACTTATCTGATGATCGCAATCGGCGTGGTTTTGGGTGTCACTGCCGTGTTCGGCATCTGCCCGCTTTACAGGCTGGTAGGTGTCTCTACTAAATCCTAGTTTCGCCTGACGGCAACGCTATCTGTTCGCCAATGTTTTTCGCCAACGTCGATGATTTGATATTGCTCAATTGTGCCGCCCCAAGGCGCGCTAACTTGGCCATAAAGGCAAGGTTCCCGAATGTTCACATCCGCTATCAGGTTATTCAATGTGGGTGGCTTTGAAATTAAGCTCGATCCAAGTTGGTTTCTTATCGCTGGTCTGATCACTTGGTCGCTTGCGACCCAGTATTTTCCCGTCACGATTCCCGATTTGTCTGATACGACTTATCTGGCGCTTGCCGTGGTTGCGATGCTTGGTTTCTTTACATCGCTACTGCTGCACGAACTGGCACATTCGGTTGTCGCCCGTAGTTATGGCGTGAAGATCAAAGGGATTACCCTGTTCCTTTTCGGCGGCGTGGCCGAGCTTGAAAGCGAAGTCCCATCAGCAAAGGTTGAGTTCCGCGTGGCGGTTGCTGGCCCTGCGATGAGTATTGTTTTGGGCGCGGTCTTTTGGATTTTGTCGGGGGTGTCGCAGGCGGTCATGAGTTCACCTGCCTTGCCAAGCGTTCTGGCATATCTGGCCACAGTGAACATCGTGATTGCCGTGTTCAACATGCTGCCTGCGTTTCCGATGGATGGTGGCCGTGTGCTGCGTGCCTATCTTTGGGCGCGGCGCGGTGACCTGCTCAGCGCGACCCGGACTGCAGCAACATCAGGTAAAATTCTGGCGTATGGTTTGATTGCACTGGGGACCTACACGGTCTTATTGGGTGCTGCACCATCAGGTGTTTGGTATATTCTCATTGGGCTTTTTGTGTTGTCTGCAGCGCGGTCAGCGTTTGAAAGCCAACTGATGCAAAGCAGCTTTGCCGGCAAGACCGTGTCCACCGTGATGATTAAAGACCCGGTTGTCGTGTCGCCTGACCTGACGCTGGCAGAGCTTGTCAATCAGGTGATGCTGAAACACCGTGTCAGCTTTGTTCCGGTTGTGGCCGATGGGGTGTTGATCGGACAGATCGACAAAGACGTCTTGTCAGCGATTGACCGCGACCATTGGACCAACACGCGTGTGGGTGACGTCTTTGCAGGCTTGGATGTTGCTGTCACAATCCCCCCGGAGATGCCTATTCAAGCCCTACTCGAATTGATTGCCAAGACCGGTACGCGCAAGTTTCTGGTGGTGGATGATCACATGCTGATGGGCGTGATTACCTTGGCCAATCTGATCGGGTATTTGCATACCGCAGATGATATCAATCGGCGTAAATCCTGGTAGGGTCAGTTGCCCTTGTGTTGCTGGGTGCGTTTGATCGCGATCAGGGTCGCGATCGGTCCGAAGATTTCAAAAATGACCGTTGTTCCGATGGTCAATGCAATGATCTCTGCGCCCCAGTCAGGAAACCGTTGGGCCGCAATCAGGGCCATCCCGATTGCAACGCCAGCCTGTGGCAGTAGTGCAACCCCATACCACGGCCCTTCACGCGGGGGAACATGGGCAAGCCGTGCGCCGGCCCAGCCACCGATGATCCGCGACAAGGTACGCAAGACGATAAAACCAACACCCATGGCGCCAAGGGTGCGCGCGACATCCATGTCGAGTTCGGCACCGGCCAAAATGAAAAACAGCACAACGAAGGGCCATTGGATATGGCTAATTTCGTTGAATTCTTTGGTGTGATGGGTTGCCAGATTGACAATAACAGCCCCCACGACCATCCCGGTGATCAAGAATGATACCTCAAGCCAGAGCGACAAACCGGCACTCAGAAAGACGAGGCTGAGCGCCTCGATCTGAAGCGGTTCGCCATCACGCAGCCGCCCTGTGACCATCGCAGCGGGCATACCGATGACCAAGCCAAGTGTGATCGCACCGCCAACTTCCCAAGCGGCCAGGCCAAGACCCTCCAGACCTTGATGGCCCTGCAGTTGGCCCACGACTACAAGCACCAAACTGAAGATCAAGAGCCCCCAGACATCATCAATCGCGACAACGCCGCGGATGGTTTGGGTGAATCCGTTCTTCACGCCTGATTGGGTGATCACATCATTGGTGGCCGCAGGGTCTGTTGCGGTGGCAATCGCCCCCAGTAGCAGGGCAAGCCCCAATGGCAGGCCGATCACGGTCAGGCCGATGCTGACGATGGCCAGCGTGCCCACCACAATCGCCAGCGAAATCGTCATGATTGCGCGTCCATGCTCGCGAAGGTTATCGCGGTGAAGAGCCCCACCCAGAAGGAAAGCGACCATCGTAAGCGCAATGACCGATAGACCATCGTACCATCCCTGCAAGGCGGGTGGGATCAGGTCGAATCCTGTGCCGCCTGCCGCCAATCCGATAAACAAGAACAGGGTGACGCGTGGAAACCCCGTTTTTCGAGATATCAGATCAGCAAGAAGCCCACTGAGGAACAGTGCGCCGAGTGCGATAAGCAGTGATGGGTGCAACGGGTCTAACCTGCGATCGGGCCGACGCAATCTGCCGCATCAAGTGTCAGAACCGGGTCATTTGGCCCGCATTCTTCGCCTGAAATGGGGTAGGTTCCGTCCTGTGCACAACTGGCTAGAAACACAATCATCAGTATTGGCATTAGTCTCATAACAGATCTCTTCTCATGTATAATTGCTTCGCGCATACTAAACGTGTAAGCATATGTGTGATTGATGTTTATCAACCGTGGGTGATTGCGGTCATTGACCTTGATCAACACCTCCAAACCTGCGCCACCTTACAAGATGGATATGAACACCCGCGTATCGCACCCAGTTGATAAGACTACCGCACTGCAAATGAAGTTTGCGGATGGTGTCCTTGTGCTGCAGGGGGATTTGCTGATTGGCGTTGTTGAGGATTTGATTGCGCAGCAAGGTCAGGCGGAAACCATTGATCTAAGCGGCGTGACACAGCTTGATACGGCGGGGGCATGGGCCGTTGTGACGCTGGAGCGCCGCATGAAGGCGGCCGGTGCGACGCCCGAGATTACAGGTGCGACACCTCTGCAAAGTGATCTGATCGAGACGTTGCGCCAGAATATGCCCGAAACCGAAATAAACGCCGCACCCCGCATTTCGATCGCTGACAGGCTTGAACGCGTAGGTCGCTATGCGGTTACGTCGTTCCAGAAGACCATCGAGATTATCGGGTTTCTGGGGCGCGTTGTCGCCACGATTGCGGGCCTGAGCATTCGGCCTAATCGGATCAGATGGACCGCCATTGTCCACCACATGCAGCAGGTCGGCTTGAATGCCGTTCCGATTGTGTCGTTGATGGCTTTCTTGATCGGCGTTGTCCTTGCGTTTCAGGGGGCTGCGCAGTTGCGCCAATTCGGAGCCGAGGTATTTGTGGTCGATCTGATCGCCATTTCGATCTTGCGTGAATTGGGTATCCTGCTCACCGCGATTATTGTGGCAGGGCGGTCGGGGTCTGCTTTTACTGCAGCCATTGGATCTATGAAAATGCGCGAAGAAGTCGACGCGATGCGCACCCTCGGCCTTGATCCGGTCGAGGTGCTAGTGGTCCCGCGCGTGATCGCTTTAATCATCATGTTGCCGGTGCTGGGGATCATCGCCAATTTTGCAGGACTTATCGGCGGGGCGTTGATGTCGTGGATTGAGCTGGGTGTCTCGCCCGGTGTGTTCCAATCCAGATTGGTCAGCAATACCGGCGTCGAACATCTGTTCGTGGGGCTGATCAAAGCACCTTTCTTTGCACTGATCATCGCGATTGTGGGCTGTTTCGAAGGGTTGCAGGTGAAGGGCAACGCGGAATCCTTGGGGCATCTGACCTCGACCTCGGTCGTGCTGGCCATCTTTCTGGTCATCGCCGCAGACGCACTGTTCTCCATATTCTTTGCGGTGTTGGGGGTCTGATGGACGAAGATCCGATCATCAGCGTCCGTGGCCTTGTCACCCGCTTTGGGAAAAATACAGTGCATGATGGTCTCGATCTTGATGTGCGCCGGGGCGAGATCATCGGGATCGTGGGCGGATCTGGCACTGGTAAATCTGTCCTGCTCCAGGCGGTCGTTGGGCTGCTCAAGCCTGCTGAAGGTCAGATTACCGTTTTTGGCGAAAACGTCCGCGATACCACCGCCGAGGACTACCGCCGCCTGCGTCGCCGTTGGGGTGTGATGTTTCAGGACGGCGCGCTTTTTTCATCTTTGGACGTACAACAGAACGTCGAGGCGCCGATGCGCGAACAGCTCGCACTATCGCCCGAAACGCGTGCGGCACTGGCCGCGATCAAAGTGCGCATGGTGGGTTTACCGGACGACGCGCTGCAAAAGATGCCGTCAGAGCTGTCTGGCGGGATGCGCAAGCGGGCGGGCTTTGCACGCGCCATCGCGCTTGATCCTGAAATTGTCTTTCTGGATGAACCCACGGCCGGATTGGACCCTATTGGCGCTGCGGCCTTTGATAAGTTGGTCGCGCAATTGCGGAGCGCTTTGGGTTTGACTGTCTTCATGGTCACGCATGATCTTGATAGCTTGCATGCAATCTGTGACCGTATCGCCGTACTGGCCGAAGGCCGTGTACTTGCCACGGGGACCATGGCAGAGATGCAGGACGTGGATCACCCGTGGGTGCAGGCCTATTTCAAAGGCCCGCGTGCGCGCGCCGCTTTGGCACAAAAGGAAACCATCTGATGGAAACCCGTGCGAATTTTATCATCATTGGCCTGTTTACGCTGGTCGGGATTCTGGGCGGTCTGGGGTTCTTCTTGTGGCTGGCTAGCGTCCAGATTGACCGTCAATATGCGCAATACGGCGTCCTTTTTGACAATGTGTCGGGGCTCGATCAATCCGCAGAGGTGCTGTTTAATGGTGTCTCGGTCGGCAGGGTGACAGGTATCCGTATTTGGGAAAACGACCCAAGCAAGGCCTATGTCGCGCTGGAAATTGACTCCACGACACCGGTGGCTGTCGATACAATCGCGCGGTTGGAATCCCAAGGTGTGACCGGTGTGGCCTATATCGCACTGTCAGGCGGTGCGCCCGGTGCGCCGGTATTCACGCCAGATGCAGATGAAGTACCGATTATCCCCTCGCGGCAATCTTCGTTTCAGTCGCTCGTGAGCAGCGCGCCTGATCTGATCGCGGACGCTGCCAACATTATCGCCCAGCTAGAGCAGTTGACGGGCGCGGAAAATCAGGAACACGTGCGCAGCATTTTGCAAAACGTCGATAATGCCACCGACGGCTTGGAAAAGGCGCTGACAGATTTTTCTGATATTTCCGACACCTTGCGTGCAGCCACTGCGCAAGTGACAGAGTTTGTCGCAGAATTCGAGGGAATCGGTGACAGCGCAAAGGCGACGCTGAATGCCGCTGACAGTTCTTTTGCGGTCATCACCGAGACCTTCGAAAACGCCGATACAGCTATTGCGAATCTGGGGCCGGCCATTGATCAGGCGAACGACGCAATTGCAGCGATCAATACATTGGTCGCAGAGGATTTTGCCCCGCTGGCCGATGATCTGCGCACGACGCTGGGCAATGCGGATACGGCCCTCGCCAGCGCCGATCAGGCCTTTGTGCGTGCCGATGGTTTGATGGCGGATGACCTTGGCCCTGCCCTTTCTGATACCCGCGCGGCGCTGACCGATCTGGCGGAAACCGTGGCCACGGTCACCGATGACGTGCCGGCCATCATGGCGGATCTGCGCGCTGGCGTCGCCGAAGCGCGCCGCGCGATTGCCGCGATCAGCCCCGGCATGCGCGACTTTAGCGAACTGGGGGGCGAGGCCCGCGCTGCGGTGCGCGCCTTTAACGACCTGATCCGGCGTATCAGCCAAGATCCCTCGGGCTTTGTGCTCGACAACCGCGTTCCCGAATACCGGAGGTAAGACCGATGACCCTGACAAGACGGACCTTTACTTTGGCGGTGCTTGGTTTACCCGGCTGCACGGCACTTGGTGTTCTCAATGATGCCGCGATGCCGCAAGATACCTATGTGTTACAGCCCGTCAGCATCGCCAGCCAGGCAAGGCGGTCTTCACAAACGTTGCTGGTGCTGGAGCCGACCGCCCCCGCCGCTATCGCCATCGACCGGATGTTGATCCAGCAGGATGCGCTGTCGGTCACCTATCTGTCTGATGCGCGCTGGGCCGATACGGTGCCAAAAATGCTGCAAACGATCCTGATCCAGTCAATCGCGTCCAGTGGGCAGATCGGATTTGTGGGCGCGCAAGGGGCCGGTCCTGTGCCGGATGCGGTGTTGCTGACGCGGATTGATGCGTTCGGTGTCGAACAGCAAGCGGATCGCAGTTTTGTGGCGCGGGTGTCGTTTGAATTGACGGTGCTGCGCGACCGCGACCAACAGGTGTTGGGCACGCAGCGGTTTACAACCACTTTGCCTGTTGCTGATGATCAGGCTGATACAATCGCGCGCAGCTTCCAGCGGGCACTTGAGGCACTCTTGCCGCAGGCGCTGCCGTGGGTTTTGGCGCGGGTGAGGTGATCACAAATGGGACGTTGGTTGCACAGGGTAGCCCTAGGGCACGGGCCAAAAATCGCGCAACTCTTGCGGTAGACACGCGCGGATGTCTTCCACTTCGCCTCGTGAAATTCGGGCGTTGATAACATTGAAAACGGCTTTGATGTCGCTTGGTCCTTGATAGTCGATCACATCGCCAACCTCTGCATCAATCGCGGCAATGAAATCGGCTGCATGCCGTTCCTGAACCGGGGTCAGTTTGGGCTGCCAGCCCTCAAAGAACATGCCGCGCAGGATGATCGGCAGTTGGGACGAAAACTGTGCCATTTCGTTGAGCGGAAGGTGGTCTCGGATTCTCATCATAACGGCGCGCAGCAGGTGCAGCACCTCGCGTTCATTGGTCCAGCCGGTGCGCCCAGCCAAATCGTTGACCCATTCATGCGCCTCATGGGTCGTGCGTTCAAAGACATGGATCATCCGGCTCATCACAATTTCCTTTCCATCAGGTTTGAACGTCGGTGGTAGCGGATTGTACCGGACCAACATTGATCAAAATCAAAGCACCGGCGGGCGAACCTGACAAAACTGAAACTTCTCGATTGCGGGCAGGATGTGTACGCCCCCAACCAACGATAAGGAAGGACACGTAAGTGGATATTGAACAACGCAAAGCAAAGATCGAAGAACGGATCGCTGAGCTCACCGCACAGATGCGGAAAATTTCTGACGATCTTGATGAACCCCTTCCTGCCGATCTTGAGGATCAGGCCATTGATCTTGAGGACGACGAGGTGCTGAGTGGTCTTGGCCTGAGCCATCAAAAAGAGCTGCGGCTCTTGAATGGTGCGCTGATGCGGATCGCCGGTGGGAGCTATGGCATTTGCGCCCAATGCGGCGATGATATCTCGCCTGAGCGTCTGGACGCCGTGCCCTACGCCGTCATCTGTCGCAAATGCATGTGACATGATTGATCTCGATCAATGAAGGCTCTCGATAATAAATATATTTCAATAATGCAATATAAGAGCTCAGGAGAAACCGATGACTTATCCTATCGATATGACGATTAAGCCCCACGTTTCGCCCTTCTTTGATGAGGCGACAAATACGATCAGCTATGTCGTGTCAGAACCCGACGGTGACCATTGCGCGATTATTGATAGCGTGCTCGACATTGACTACGCCGCTGGCCGTTTGACGTATGGCAGCGCCGATGCCCTGATCGCCGAGGTAGAACGCCGGAGCTTGAAACTAGACTGGATTATCGAGACCCATGTTCACGCCGATCATTTGAGCGCAGCCCCCTATATTCAGAATAAGCTAGGCGGCAAGATCGGTGTCGGTGACCAGATCACGGTGGTGCAGGACACTTTTGGCAAAGTCTTTAACGCAGGCACGGAATTCCAGCGCGACGGGTCGCAGTTTGATGCCTTGTTCAAGGACGGCGACACCTATCAGATCGGCAATATGCAAGCGTTTGCTATTGCCACACCCGGCCATACGCCTGCCTGCATGGTGCATGTGATCGGTGATGCCTGTTTTGTCGGTGATACGCTCTTTATGCCCGATGGTGGATCGGCGCGCGCTGACTTCCCGGGCGGTGATGCGGGCACGCTTTATGACAGTATCCAAAAGGTGCTGGCCCTGCCCGACGATATGCGCCTGTTCATGTGCCATGACTATGGTCCCAACGGACGCGATATTAAGTGGGAAACCACCGTGGCCGAAGAAAAGGCCCACAATATCCACGTGGGTCACGGCAAGACGCGTGATGAATTTATCAAGTTCCGCACAGAACGTGATGCGACATTGGGCATGCCCAAGTTAATCATCCCGTCGCTGCAGGTGAACATGCGCGCAGGCGAAGTGCCGAAAGATCAAGATGGCAACGAGATGCTCAAAGTACCGTTGAACATGCTCTAGCCGAGGACATTGCCTTGATTGCTAAAAGCAAAGACCCCGTTCAGTTTGACTGAACGGGGTCTTTTTCGAACTGCTGGCTACGAAGATCGCCTAAACAGGGGTATGCTTGGTTTGGCCTTCGGCGATTGGCATCATATCCATGCCCATCTTGACCAACTTGCCAGTCTCAAGTGTATATTGGGCATAGGTTTTTTCCAGAAATGTCAGTTGCACCTTTTGCAATTCTTCGGCTGATTTGCACTTCAAAAGCGCGCTCTGGGTTTTTGCATCTTCACGGATCCGGTCCGCGATAAAATTCGCGATCTCGTTGTTGATATCTGCGACCTTTTCAAACCATCCGGTGTGCATCAATCCCATCGGATCAAAACCCGAATCCTCGAATTGTTTCATCAGGGCGTTCCCCATGGCAAAAGGGCCCTTGTCGGTGTCAGTCTCTTTTTTTGGCTTGGACATAGATTTTTCCCTTCTGTTCACTCTGCGCGATCGTAACCTGCGGCCATCAGGTCGGCATTGATATGTATCAACGGCGATAGCGCGGGTGTTGCGCGGCGAGTGGGTCACATGCCTAGACCAGCATGATGTCACTCAGATGGTCAGGCAGTTCATTCAGCGGAATATGTGTCAGGTCTTTGGGCACTTCTGCGTGCAAGGCAGATTTGAGCGGGGGCGTCAGCGTTTTGCGCAAAATGCCGAGCATGGCGGGAGAGGCCACAAGAACGAGGCGCTCGAAGTCGCCGTGATCGCGTGCAGTTTCAAGATAGGCGACAATATCTTTGGCAAAGGTCGCTGCTGCGAGCCCCTTCAGATCAGGGTCCGAGATGCTGCCGCGGTTTGGTCCGGCGGCTGCATTTTGCATTCCGGGGGCATCAGACAATTCGGTGATGGCCGGGGCTTCCAGCCCTTCGGTGCTGTGCCCATAGATCCCTTTTCCAGGGCCATCGTTGACGGCGATACGCACGGTTCCGGAATCCGCCAATACGATCCAAGTCTTATGTGGTTTCATCGCCATTTCTCCTATGAGTTTGGCACAATCTAGGGGCATGGTGCGGGGTGCAGTTGATTTTTCTCAATAACCAAGGGCACTGTCCCTAGAGCAACAGTCGAGAAGAGGCGGAACTTGATGAGCGATTTCAAACACGACGCGCTTTTGTTCAAGGCCTTGCTTGATGCGATGCCTGATGCTGTTGTTGTCAGTGATCTTGAAGGGATGATCACACAGACCAATCTCGCTGTCGGGCACTTGTTCGGCCACGATCCAGCACAACTGGTCGGGAAAAGCATCAACATTCTGATGCCGAAGGCGCTAGCGGATCGGCATGACGGGTTTATACAACGTTATCTGGAGACCGACCAACCGCGGATTATGAGGCGGGGACGAGCTGTCGAAGGACTGCGGAGTGACGGGACGGCGTTTCCCTTGCACGCATCTTTGGGAAAGACCGAGCACGGCGGCGAGACCTACTTCATCGCGATCCTGCACGATCTGAGCAAACGCAAGGCTGCCGAGGACGCTTTGGCACGGTCCGCCCGCGTTGACGCCATCGGGCAGATGACCAGCGGGATCAGCCACGATTTCAGCAATATCCTGACCGTCATTATTGGCAATCTTGAACTGCTAGAAGCACGCATTGAAGGCGCGGACAATAAAGAGATCATCTCGGATGCGGCAGAGGCGGCCCAGTTGGGCGCGGAACTGACCTCGAGGATCAGCGCATTTGCACGCAACACAATCACGCATTTTGACCCGACCGATGTGAACGAGGCCTGTGATGCAGCCACTGCGCTGATCCAGCGTACCTTTGATCCGCACCACGAGATTGCCTTTGAACGCACCGATCCGTTGCCGGTTGTTCTGGCTGACACCACACAGCTGCAATCAGCGTTGATCAATATTG
This window harbors:
- a CDS encoding ABC-type transport auxiliary lipoprotein family protein, which produces MTLTRRTFTLAVLGLPGCTALGVLNDAAMPQDTYVLQPVSIASQARRSSQTLLVLEPTAPAAIAIDRMLIQQDALSVTYLSDARWADTVPKMLQTILIQSIASSGQIGFVGAQGAGPVPDAVLLTRIDAFGVEQQADRSFVARVSFELTVLRDRDQQVLGTQRFTTTLPVADDQADTIARSFQRALEALLPQALPWVLARVR
- a CDS encoding DUF2267 domain-containing protein; protein product: MSRMIHVFERTTHEAHEWVNDLAGRTGWTNEREVLHLLRAVMMRIRDHLPLNEMAQFSSQLPIILRGMFFEGWQPKLTPVQERHAADFIAAIDAEVGDVIDYQGPSDIKAVFNVINARISRGEVEDIRACLPQELRDFWPVP
- a CDS encoding TraR/DksA family transcriptional regulator, which produces MDIEQRKAKIEERIAELTAQMRKISDDLDEPLPADLEDQAIDLEDDEVLSGLGLSHQKELRLLNGALMRIAGGSYGICAQCGDDISPERLDAVPYAVICRKCM
- a CDS encoding MBL fold metallo-hydrolase, with protein sequence MTYPIDMTIKPHVSPFFDEATNTISYVVSEPDGDHCAIIDSVLDIDYAAGRLTYGSADALIAEVERRSLKLDWIIETHVHADHLSAAPYIQNKLGGKIGVGDQITVVQDTFGKVFNAGTEFQRDGSQFDALFKDGDTYQIGNMQAFAIATPGHTPACMVHVIGDACFVGDTLFMPDGGSARADFPGGDAGTLYDSIQKVLALPDDMRLFMCHDYGPNGRDIKWETTVAEEKAHNIHVGHGKTRDEFIKFRTERDATLGMPKLIIPSLQVNMRAGEVPKDQDGNEMLKVPLNML
- a CDS encoding phasin family protein, whose product is MSKPKKETDTDKGPFAMGNALMKQFEDSGFDPMGLMHTGWFEKVADINNEIANFIADRIREDAKTQSALLKCKSAEELQKVQLTFLEKTYAQYTLETGKLVKMGMDMMPIAEGQTKHTPV
- a CDS encoding host attachment protein; translation: MKPHKTWIVLADSGTVRIAVNDGPGKGIYGHSTEGLEAPAITELSDAPGMQNAAAGPNRGSISDPDLKGLAAATFAKDIVAYLETARDHGDFERLVLVASPAMLGILRKTLTPPLKSALHAEVPKDLTHIPLNELPDHLSDIMLV
- a CDS encoding PAS domain-containing hybrid sensor histidine kinase/response regulator, which encodes MSDFKHDALLFKALLDAMPDAVVVSDLEGMITQTNLAVGHLFGHDPAQLVGKSINILMPKALADRHDGFIQRYLETDQPRIMRRGRAVEGLRSDGTAFPLHASLGKTEHGGETYFIAILHDLSKRKAAEDALARSARVDAIGQMTSGISHDFSNILTVIIGNLELLEARIEGADNKEIISDAAEAAQLGAELTSRISAFARNTITHFDPTDVNEACDAATALIQRTFDPHHEIAFERTDPLPVVLADTTQLQSALINIALNARDAMPDGGKLVVRTETVLIDDSYMAQELDVAQGHYVRISVTDTGVGMGPDTQQKAFEPFFTTKPIGHGTGLGLAMVYGFVRQCGGHVAIYSEIGLGTTIALYFPILGEAPPIRQTAGQSIARHDARGQSVLVVEDNPQVRRLTTARLKELGYTVHESGSGDDATEILRRQSNIDAVFTDLVMPGEMDGLALARHIVATYPHIRILLTSGYGEDILKAKKTETNLQILRKPYRQSELANALSALFDRD